The Nitriliruptor alkaliphilus DSM 45188 genome includes a region encoding these proteins:
- a CDS encoding zinc-dependent metalloprotease: MPDLPDLPGDEPGDDDGPQLPPELAAMLEQLGLGGGAGGLELPPEVAQMFEQLAGPGGFEELQRQAAAMFSGAGPLGGIGFQGTAGRPDGPVDWQLATRIALQIAADGDRQPTDAELTRAREALDLAEHWLDGSPLPAPPDAGRLVTASRQEWVNAAVVAMRPLVDPVARASTDAMVDLAREQLGQLGDLAGEDGSALPPELAPLQGLFSQLASGDPGELVRPVGAVLAGLQAGQILGQLSRALLGQYDLGLPSAPRSTAMVLSGNVAEAFDGWQLDPTEVAVVLALHEAAMRRLYHAVPWLEAHVQSLVARFASGTVVDTARLEEITREMMMGVDPDDPEALQAAMERASGFHLEPTADQRRVLERLQGVVCLVGAWARHEVARVAEERLPSLDRIAEVQRRRRADRGDGDDLLASLLGLDLQPDDETVGERFVVAVEQALGPEGLRRALEHPENLPDTTELADPSRWLVRMAAADDLPDDVSAMFAGLGDAPREGSAAERVAEREAEGSEEGSDAGDDEDGGSGERPDDLS; encoded by the coding sequence GTGCCCGACCTGCCCGACCTGCCCGGCGACGAGCCCGGCGACGACGACGGCCCGCAGCTGCCACCCGAGCTCGCCGCGATGCTCGAACAGCTCGGCCTCGGCGGTGGCGCGGGGGGGCTCGAGCTGCCGCCCGAGGTCGCCCAGATGTTCGAGCAGCTCGCCGGCCCCGGCGGCTTCGAGGAGCTGCAACGCCAGGCCGCCGCGATGTTCTCCGGTGCGGGCCCTCTCGGCGGCATCGGCTTCCAGGGCACGGCGGGTCGACCGGACGGACCGGTGGACTGGCAGCTCGCCACCCGGATCGCGCTCCAGATCGCGGCTGACGGTGATCGCCAGCCCACCGACGCCGAGCTGACCCGGGCCCGCGAGGCGCTCGACCTCGCCGAGCACTGGCTCGACGGCTCGCCCCTCCCCGCTCCCCCGGACGCCGGCCGGCTCGTCACCGCGTCCCGTCAGGAGTGGGTCAACGCCGCCGTCGTCGCCATGAGGCCGCTGGTCGACCCGGTCGCCCGCGCCTCGACCGACGCGATGGTCGACCTCGCGCGCGAGCAGCTCGGGCAGCTCGGTGACCTCGCGGGCGAGGACGGCTCGGCTCTGCCGCCCGAGCTGGCGCCGCTCCAGGGGTTGTTCTCCCAGCTCGCCAGCGGCGACCCCGGCGAGCTGGTGCGGCCCGTCGGTGCGGTCCTCGCGGGCCTCCAGGCCGGCCAGATCCTCGGTCAGCTGTCCCGGGCGCTGCTCGGCCAGTACGACCTCGGCCTGCCGTCGGCCCCCCGGTCCACCGCCATGGTCCTGTCCGGCAACGTCGCCGAGGCGTTCGACGGCTGGCAGCTCGATCCCACCGAGGTCGCCGTCGTCCTGGCCCTGCACGAGGCCGCGATGCGGCGGCTGTACCACGCGGTCCCGTGGCTCGAGGCACACGTCCAGTCGCTGGTGGCGCGCTTCGCGTCGGGCACGGTGGTCGACACCGCCCGGCTCGAGGAGATCACCCGCGAGATGATGATGGGCGTCGACCCCGACGACCCCGAGGCGCTCCAGGCCGCCATGGAGCGTGCCAGCGGCTTCCACCTCGAACCGACGGCCGACCAGCGCCGCGTGCTCGAGCGGCTCCAGGGCGTGGTGTGCCTGGTGGGCGCGTGGGCGCGACACGAGGTCGCCCGCGTGGCCGAGGAGCGCCTGCCCTCGCTCGACCGGATCGCCGAGGTACAGCGCCGTCGCCGCGCCGACCGCGGGGACGGCGACGACCTGCTCGCCAGCCTCCTCGGCCTCGACCTCCAGCCCGACGACGAGACCGTCGGCGAACGCTTCGTGGTCGCCGTCGAGCAGGCGCTCGGCCCCGAGGGTCTGCGTCGCGCGCTCGAGCACCCCGAGAACCTGCCGGACACCACCGAGCTGGCCGACCCGAGCCGGTGGCTGGTGCGCATGGCAGCCGCCGACGACCTGCCCGACGACGTCTCGGCCATGTTCGCGGGGCTCGGCGATGCCCCCCGCGAGGGCTCGGCCGCCGAGCGGGTCGCCGAGCGTGAGGCCGAAGGATCCGAGGAAGGATCCGACGCGGGCGACGACGAGGACGGTGGCAGCGGCGAGCGGCCGGACGACCTCAGCTGA
- a CDS encoding M48 family metallopeptidase, with the protein MTSPSPPIEHRAATAADPPIEIHRSHRRRRSASAAARDGVVVVRLPAGLPHAEEERLVTDLVRKVTGATRAAARGGDAGLERRAATLADRYLDGVRASSVRWSARMQRRYGSCTPADGSIRISRELARAPAYVLDHVLVHELAHLQEAGHGPRFHALVARHPHADRATGWLEGYSAGRLADRAGHEPEGEGTDGALGPAQPDDLVDGGAIS; encoded by the coding sequence GTGACCTCACCATCCCCGCCGATCGAGCACCGGGCTGCGACCGCGGCCGACCCGCCGATCGAGATCCACCGCAGCCACCGCCGCCGGCGATCGGCCTCGGCCGCGGCGCGGGACGGCGTGGTCGTGGTACGGCTGCCAGCGGGCCTGCCGCACGCCGAGGAGGAGCGGTTGGTCACCGACCTCGTCCGCAAGGTGACCGGTGCGACACGTGCCGCGGCTCGGGGCGGCGACGCCGGCCTGGAACGTCGAGCCGCCACGCTGGCGGATCGCTACCTCGACGGCGTACGGGCCTCATCGGTCCGCTGGTCGGCACGCATGCAGCGGCGCTACGGCTCGTGCACACCGGCCGACGGCTCCATCCGGATCTCGCGCGAGCTGGCGCGCGCACCCGCCTACGTGCTCGACCACGTCCTCGTGCACGAACTCGCCCACCTCCAGGAGGCGGGCCACGGTCCGCGCTTCCACGCGCTGGTCGCGCGCCACCCCCACGCCGACCGGGCGACGGGCTGGCTCGAGGGCTACAGCGCCGGGCGGCTCGCGGATCGGGCCGGGCACGAGCCCGAGGGCGAGGGTACGGACGGCGCCCTCGGGCCCGCCCAGCCCGACGACCTCGTGGACGGCGGCGCGATCAGCTGA
- a CDS encoding HAD family hydrolase — protein MTDPQAPAAPPTSPGADHEVNAAAFFDLDRTLISGSSAFSFGIAAWRNKLIPTGELVSDGVNALTFKLVGATDERSEAVRDRILHAVEGAQQADLLALNEEIVPRILEKVRPESRGLIDMHHEAGRETWIVSASPIELVDPLAKALGMTGAIATRSEVDEGRYTGRLDGPFVYGEGKREAIQALADERGYDLRLSYSYSDSASDLPMMEMVGHPVAVNPDRPLETVAHQRGWPMVVFSRRTKQVVKTTTAVAGAAGLATTTYLLGRRHGRIAGEAERGRALRPWR, from the coding sequence ATGACCGATCCGCAGGCCCCCGCGGCGCCCCCCACGTCCCCGGGCGCCGACCACGAGGTCAACGCCGCCGCGTTCTTCGACCTCGACCGGACGCTGATCTCCGGCTCCTCGGCCTTCTCCTTCGGGATCGCGGCCTGGCGCAACAAGCTCATCCCCACCGGCGAGCTGGTCTCCGACGGGGTCAACGCCCTGACCTTCAAGCTCGTCGGGGCGACCGACGAGCGTTCCGAGGCGGTCCGCGACCGCATCCTGCACGCCGTCGAAGGCGCCCAGCAGGCCGACCTGCTCGCGCTCAACGAGGAGATCGTGCCCCGCATCCTCGAGAAGGTCCGCCCCGAGTCGCGCGGCCTGATCGACATGCACCACGAGGCCGGACGCGAGACCTGGATCGTGTCGGCCTCGCCGATCGAGCTGGTCGACCCGCTCGCCAAGGCGCTCGGGATGACCGGCGCCATCGCGACCCGTTCCGAGGTCGACGAGGGCCGCTACACCGGCCGCCTCGACGGCCCCTTCGTGTACGGCGAGGGCAAGCGCGAGGCCATCCAGGCCCTCGCCGACGAGCGCGGCTACGACCTGCGGCTGTCGTACTCGTACTCCGACTCCGCGTCCGACCTGCCGATGATGGAGATGGTCGGGCACCCGGTCGCGGTCAACCCCGACCGGCCGCTGGAGACCGTCGCCCACCAGCGCGGATGGCCGATGGTCGTCTTCTCGCGGCGCACCAAGCAGGTGGTCAAGACCACGACGGCCGTCGCGGGTGCGGCTGGCCTCGCCACCACCACCTACCTCCTCGGCCGTCGGCACGGGCGTATCGCCGGCGAAGCCGAGCGCGGGCGGGCGCTGCGGCCGTGGCGCTGA